The Candidatus Eisenbacteria bacterium genome includes the window ACCCGCCGCGGCCGCGAGCGTCGCATGCAGCGGTCCCTCGCCCGCGACGATCAGCGGAGCGGGCGCGATCGCGGCGGCGATCGCCGGCAGCAGATCGACGCCCTTCTCGCTCGAGAGCCGTCCGGCGAAGAGCACGAACGGTTCGCGCGGCGGAACCGGAGCCGCCACCACGCCCGCGGCGCCGGTTGCGTTCGCAGCCGCCGCCCCACGCGTCGCGTGGGCGGGCCCGACGCCGTGCGGGATCACGCTCACGCGCTCGTTCGGCAGTCCGTGCGCGAGCCCCCGCTCCCGCGCGAAGCGCGACGGTGCGATCCAGTGCCGCACGCCACCGTAGGCGCCGCGCGCGTCGTGCACGTAGGCTTCGAGTGCTCCGAGCAGGCTCTTCGCATGGGAGTTCTGAACGCAGCCCACGACCGCAGCGTGCCAGTGCGCTCCACCTTTGCAGCGTTGGCAGGGTTCGCCGCGCGCGAACATCACGCGGTTCGTGCACCACGGCTTGAAGTCGTGCAGCGTCATGACCATTGGAACGCTCTGCCGCTCGAGTGAGCGCATCGGGGCCGGCGTCAGGTAGCGACTCGGTGCGTGCACGTGCGCGACGTCCGGGTGCCACACGCCGAGGAGTCGATCGAGCGCATCGGCCGCAGGCTTGGACCAGATCGTGCGCGGCAGCTGCGCCAGCGATCGCGACAGCGGCGCGTTTTCGCCGAAGTCGGCAGGTGGAGCGAAGAATTTGGCGGTGGGACTCTCGAGATTGCGCGGGTCCTGGATCGCGAAGTGCGCGACCTCGTGGCCGGCCGCGGCGAGCCCGCGGGTCTCATCGAACACGACGCGCTCGACCCCGCCGCGCGGGTAGTGAAACGCGTTGAGGATCAGGACGCGCATGGCCGCACGTTAGCACGCACCTCAGAAACCCGAGCGCAAAGTTCAGCGCGGCTCGAGCGCCGGCGTTGCCTGATGCGATGCGCCGGGCAGTGGCGGCGGCAGCGCGAGCCGCGCGGCGCGAATGCCCAGCGAGCGAGCGGCAAGCGC containing:
- a CDS encoding glycosyltransferase; this encodes MRVLILNAFHYPRGGVERVVFDETRGLAAAGHEVAHFAIQDPRNLESPTAKFFAPPADFGENAPLSRSLAQLPRTIWSKPAADALDRLLGVWHPDVAHVHAPSRYLTPAPMRSLERQSVPMVMTLHDFKPWCTNRVMFARGEPCQRCKGGAHWHAAVVGCVQNSHAKSLLGALEAYVHDARGAYGGVRHWIAPSRFARERGLAHGLPNERVSVIPHGVGPAHATRGAAAANATGAAGVVAAPVPPREPFVLFAGRLSSEKGVDLLPAIAAAIAPAPLIVAGEGPLHATLAAAAG